A single genomic interval of Terriglobus albidus harbors:
- a CDS encoding sugar phosphate isomerase/epimerase family protein, with protein MSNTASGLTKQYNRRSFLRGAGTGLAAGLLAPSALEAQQATAPEPITHAGVKRDLTDKEKVARIASNSYPIRWIFKNRGNVGDKKTVADMKKKYGEITLLDFPAFTKATFPGVTKMDIWSSLFGDVDDQSQYEPMTITGYDGKPRQITEFNPASDNGKKWLEKMAAKQHAEGVACHHISNNAPRDICDLDEAKRRAGIDVAKKWLDGAAILGAKSMRVNSGGPRIAPSPQPNETSYPKNPDLEKYMDKCIESFKEMAEYGAQVGVKVTLENHWGLTANPINIRTIIEEVNNTYCEASPDFCNWEHKYLLYHALEDLAPYAHTTCHAKFWDRWGQPDVQRNVRIMLNNNYIGVFALEYEDGPWDGIEGAKYLYREVMAAL; from the coding sequence ATGAGTAATACGGCATCTGGCCTCACGAAGCAGTACAACCGCCGCAGCTTTCTTCGCGGTGCAGGCACGGGGCTGGCTGCCGGTTTGCTTGCTCCATCAGCACTCGAAGCACAACAGGCCACGGCTCCAGAGCCCATTACGCATGCCGGTGTGAAGCGCGACCTTACCGATAAGGAGAAGGTTGCGCGCATCGCCTCCAACAGCTATCCCATCCGCTGGATCTTCAAGAACCGTGGCAATGTCGGCGACAAGAAGACCGTTGCCGATATGAAGAAGAAATACGGCGAGATTACGCTGCTGGACTTCCCGGCATTCACTAAGGCGACTTTTCCCGGCGTGACGAAGATGGATATCTGGTCCAGTCTCTTCGGTGATGTGGACGATCAAAGTCAGTACGAGCCGATGACCATCACCGGCTACGACGGGAAGCCTCGCCAGATCACCGAGTTCAACCCGGCAAGCGACAACGGCAAAAAGTGGCTCGAAAAGATGGCCGCCAAGCAGCATGCCGAAGGCGTTGCCTGTCACCACATCTCCAACAATGCTCCGCGCGATATCTGTGATCTGGATGAAGCGAAGCGCCGTGCAGGAATCGATGTAGCGAAGAAGTGGCTGGACGGCGCCGCGATTCTTGGCGCGAAGAGCATGCGCGTCAACAGCGGAGGTCCTCGCATCGCTCCGTCACCGCAGCCGAATGAGACCAGCTATCCCAAGAATCCTGATCTCGAAAAGTACATGGACAAGTGCATCGAGTCATTCAAGGAGATGGCTGAGTATGGCGCGCAGGTAGGCGTGAAGGTAACCCTGGAGAACCATTGGGGACTTACCGCTAACCCCATCAATATCCGGACGATCATCGAAGAGGTCAACAACACCTACTGCGAGGCATCACCTGACTTCTGCAACTGGGAGCACAAGTATCTGCTCTATCACGCACTGGAAGATCTGGCGCCCTACGCCCACACCACCTGCCATGCCAAGTTCTGGGACCGCTGGGGGCAACCCGATGTGCAGCGGAACGTGCGCATTATGCTGAACAACAATTACATCGGTGTCTTTGCCCTGGAGTACGAAGATGGTCCTTGGGACGGCATCGAAGGCGCGAAGTACCTCTATCGTGAGGTCATGGCTGCGCTCTAG
- a CDS encoding M81 family metallopeptidase, whose protein sequence is MQRREFLKTASASAFALAASSRGWSAGTTPRIAYGGIGIESSTYGHIRARMEDFTILRGKEADENARFAFLKTRYPAVPFMPTLVATAVPGGPIARDTYDKIKAEFLERLKALLPLDGLYLPMHGAMFVEGMQDAEADWYESARNVVGPKCRMSASYDLHGNISKRIIDTLDMMSAFRTAPHIDREETMSRACDMLVKCIQENIRTTLMWASIPVLMPGERSSTEWNPGKRLWSQLPELNKTPGVLDVSMLVGYVWADEPRGAASVVVTGTNPAAEEKVAKNLAQQYWDARREFDFGTEVCSLDACVQKALASKTSPVVLADSGDNPTGGGNGDQATVLEALLKAGAKDVVFGGIADRPAVEACYQAGVGKTVSLSIGATLDPYASKPVKVQATVKSLLDIADPAKREAAVQIQGITLILSAYRRPYHEIVDFTKMGIDPKSAKIVVVKSGYLEPQIKAIANPNLMALTDGSINQDIVHLPTNKYRKPTFPFVDDLTFTPTVYTSARSHS, encoded by the coding sequence ATGCAACGTAGAGAGTTTTTGAAGACCGCTTCGGCGTCTGCCTTTGCCCTTGCAGCCTCAAGCCGCGGATGGTCGGCGGGAACCACGCCGCGTATCGCGTACGGTGGCATCGGGATTGAGAGCAGCACCTACGGCCACATCCGTGCACGGATGGAAGACTTCACCATTCTGCGGGGGAAAGAAGCGGATGAGAATGCCCGCTTCGCTTTTCTGAAAACCCGTTACCCCGCTGTTCCATTTATGCCGACACTCGTCGCTACCGCTGTCCCTGGAGGGCCGATAGCACGAGATACTTACGACAAGATCAAAGCTGAGTTTCTGGAGCGCCTGAAGGCACTGTTGCCACTGGATGGCCTCTACCTTCCCATGCACGGAGCCATGTTCGTCGAGGGGATGCAGGATGCAGAAGCTGACTGGTATGAGTCGGCTCGTAACGTCGTTGGCCCGAAGTGCAGAATGTCGGCCAGCTACGACCTGCATGGCAATATCAGCAAGCGCATTATCGACACGCTGGACATGATGTCTGCCTTCCGGACGGCACCCCATATCGATCGCGAAGAGACCATGAGCCGCGCCTGCGACATGCTGGTGAAGTGCATTCAGGAAAATATTCGGACGACATTGATGTGGGCCAGCATCCCGGTGTTGATGCCAGGTGAGCGGAGCTCAACGGAATGGAATCCCGGCAAGCGTCTGTGGTCCCAGTTACCGGAGTTGAATAAGACGCCTGGAGTGCTCGATGTCTCCATGCTTGTGGGATATGTCTGGGCAGACGAGCCGCGTGGCGCCGCTTCGGTAGTCGTGACCGGAACCAATCCTGCAGCAGAAGAAAAGGTCGCGAAGAATCTGGCGCAACAGTATTGGGATGCTCGCCGCGAGTTCGACTTCGGTACCGAGGTCTGTTCGCTCGACGCCTGCGTTCAAAAAGCACTGGCATCCAAGACCTCTCCCGTCGTCCTTGCTGACTCCGGCGATAACCCAACCGGCGGAGGCAATGGCGACCAGGCCACCGTACTGGAAGCGCTCCTGAAGGCAGGCGCCAAAGATGTAGTCTTCGGTGGCATTGCGGACCGGCCGGCTGTAGAAGCCTGTTATCAGGCGGGTGTCGGTAAAACGGTCTCGCTGTCGATCGGTGCTACGCTCGACCCTTATGCCAGCAAACCGGTGAAGGTGCAGGCTACGGTAAAGTCGCTGCTTGATATCGCCGATCCAGCGAAACGGGAAGCAGCTGTTCAAATCCAGGGCATTACGCTGATTTTGAGCGCCTACCGCCGCCCGTATCACGAGATTGTCGACTTCACGAAGATGGGCATCGACCCAAAATCAGCGAAGATCGTCGTCGTGAAGTCCGGCTATCTCGAACCGCAGATCAAAGCCATCGCTAATCCTAATCTGATGGCTCTGACGGATGGCTCTATCAATCAGGACATCGTTCATCTACCAACCAATAAGTACCGCAAACCGACCTTCCCATTTGTGGATGACCTGACGTTCACACCCACGGTTTACACTTCGGCCCGAAGCCATTCCTGA
- a CDS encoding Gfo/Idh/MocA family protein, with the protein MKIGLIGYGFMGGAHAAAIQSLPGMTLYALASNTRPSADSPTRGNLALKTATIDESVKWTPNWRDVIDDPDVDAVDICLPTHLHQEVITAALQAGKHVLCEKPMSLHVAECEELMAAADKAGKVFMVAQVLRFMQPYVYAMEYVRRFGVDKLRSCRLQRSTGYPQWSTWLSDEARSGGAILDLLSHDLDQVLLWFGAPVSVSAVSIGEVDTAEITLTYPNGLKVNVTGGWLAPETPFSASFQVGAAESELHYDGSVLKQLHGGVAKEIAIPEHDAYADEIAYFVDCATRGVAPLRCPPADSARVVRLSELVKRSREEQGREMQWQ; encoded by the coding sequence ATGAAGATCGGTCTTATCGGATACGGTTTCATGGGTGGTGCCCATGCGGCCGCCATTCAAAGTCTCCCGGGCATGACCTTATATGCCCTTGCATCCAACACACGTCCCTCAGCCGATAGCCCAACACGCGGTAACCTGGCGCTGAAGACAGCCACAATTGACGAGTCTGTAAAGTGGACTCCGAACTGGCGTGACGTCATCGATGATCCGGACGTCGATGCAGTCGATATCTGCCTGCCGACCCACCTTCACCAGGAGGTCATTACGGCAGCGTTGCAGGCAGGGAAGCACGTGCTCTGCGAGAAGCCGATGTCATTGCACGTAGCTGAGTGCGAAGAGTTGATGGCTGCGGCCGACAAAGCAGGCAAAGTTTTCATGGTCGCGCAGGTGCTTCGCTTCATGCAGCCTTACGTCTATGCCATGGAGTATGTGCGGAGATTTGGCGTGGACAAGCTTCGTTCCTGCCGGCTGCAGCGCAGCACCGGATATCCGCAGTGGAGCACATGGCTCTCTGATGAAGCCCGCAGTGGTGGAGCGATTCTCGATCTGCTGAGCCACGATCTCGATCAAGTGCTGCTCTGGTTTGGAGCTCCTGTGTCAGTATCTGCAGTCAGCATTGGCGAGGTCGATACCGCTGAGATCACATTGACTTACCCGAACGGTCTCAAGGTAAATGTCACTGGAGGGTGGTTGGCGCCGGAGACGCCGTTCTCGGCGAGTTTTCAGGTAGGTGCAGCGGAAAGCGAGCTGCACTACGATGGCAGCGTGCTCAAGCAGTTGCACGGCGGTGTTGCGAAAGAGATCGCCATCCCTGAGCACGACGCTTACGCTGATGAGATCGCTTACTTTGTCGATTGCGCAACGCGCGGTGTGGCTCCCCTCCGCTGTCCTCCGGCGGACTCCGCCCGCGTGGTGCGCCTGTCTGAACTTGTAAAACGCTCCCGTGAGGAGCAGGGAAGAGAGATGCAATGGCAGTAA
- a CDS encoding c-type cytochrome, protein MPESNRSRSSSRRIAAAILLLIPAGITLYSVAQHIETSKFNEAPMRPVDPPQVVAAGKVLYEKHCESCHSADLRGKENVGPNILRSQDALVDMHGESLEPIIRGEKAGLTNHRILTEKDDVAAVAAYVRSILSEIGSQGRAPGDALRSPNILVGDAASGQHYFEAKCTRCHSAEGDMKGIGKKISSPKTLQSAWIRGNHFGVPVPVITATVQEPGKPAVEGTAIHVDDFLVTVKLQDGTLQSIRRTPQTKVEVHDPLEAHRNLLPTYTDKDIHDVTAYLVTLK, encoded by the coding sequence ATGCCTGAAAGCAACAGGAGCCGTAGTTCGTCCCGCCGCATCGCTGCGGCGATCTTGCTGCTCATCCCTGCAGGGATCACGCTGTACAGCGTGGCGCAGCATATTGAGACGTCGAAGTTCAACGAAGCGCCTATGCGCCCGGTCGACCCTCCTCAGGTCGTCGCCGCAGGCAAGGTGCTATACGAAAAGCACTGTGAGAGCTGCCATAGCGCGGACCTGCGCGGTAAGGAGAACGTTGGACCCAATATCCTTCGCTCTCAAGACGCTCTTGTGGACATGCACGGTGAGTCCCTTGAACCTATTATCCGTGGTGAAAAGGCAGGACTCACAAATCACCGCATCCTGACGGAGAAGGACGATGTCGCTGCGGTCGCAGCCTATGTTCGCAGCATCCTAAGCGAGATCGGCAGCCAGGGACGCGCACCGGGGGATGCTCTGCGGTCGCCAAATATCCTGGTTGGCGACGCTGCCAGCGGCCAGCATTACTTTGAAGCAAAGTGCACCCGCTGCCACTCTGCCGAGGGCGATATGAAGGGCATCGGCAAGAAGATCTCCAGCCCGAAGACGTTGCAATCGGCATGGATCCGCGGCAACCACTTCGGAGTGCCTGTTCCGGTGATCACCGCCACGGTGCAGGAACCGGGCAAACCGGCCGTTGAGGGGACAGCGATTCATGTCGATGACTTCCTGGTGACGGTGAAGCTACAGGACGGCACGCTGCAAAGCATCCGCCGGACGCCGCAGACCAAAGTCGAGGTGCATGATCCATTGGAGGCTCACCGCAACCTGCTTCCGACCTACACCGACAAAGATATTCACGACGTAACCGCATACCTGGTGACACTCAAGTGA
- a CDS encoding acido-empty-quinoprotein group A, protein MKLRIFSFTAALLLGPLSHAQAVSHEDLMRPLKDSWLTYNGDYTSKRYSSLTAVNRNTVKNLGLAWVAKMVPGNEPAPLTGYSRVNAPVIVGGEGTEQRSARGGSIKGTFLENNGVLYVTMPDNVWAVDARSGEVLWHYFWKTRGGTHIGNRGVALWHDYVFFETPDNYLVSLEAKTGKERWHRKIANVEGGYFSTPAPTIIKNHVLAGVGNDIDAPMFLKSYDPETGDLQWTWYVTPQNPGDPGLDTWKNLDAARHGGGGTWVAGAYDPETNLYILGTGNPTPSWQTGLRGDGDNLYTCSLVALDVDTGKLKWYYSTSPHDTHDYDSAQVPVLVDGKFKGRQRKLVMTASRNGYFFVLDRVTGEHLLTSKLSDATNWAEGYTDKGGPKTNPAKDASIGGTLISPASGGTVNWQPPAFSPQTGLLYQYHVDSYSMAYLTDPDPRGAMGLGGKEEVGMGTTGSYVLGIDYKTGTPRWRRKLYGTGFGGGGLLATAGGLVFTGDGSGSLVAFDAANGNPLWSTRIGSVSNAPQTFELDGHQYVISAVGDTVYAFELK, encoded by the coding sequence ATGAAGCTTCGGATCTTCTCGTTTACTGCGGCGCTCCTGCTTGGACCTCTATCGCATGCACAAGCCGTCTCGCATGAGGACCTGATGCGTCCACTCAAGGACTCATGGCTCACCTATAACGGTGACTACACCTCGAAGCGCTATAGCTCACTGACCGCTGTTAACCGCAATACCGTGAAGAACCTCGGCCTTGCCTGGGTCGCCAAGATGGTGCCCGGGAATGAGCCGGCGCCATTGACCGGCTACAGTCGCGTCAACGCACCGGTCATTGTGGGCGGAGAAGGTACAGAGCAGCGCAGTGCTCGCGGCGGTTCGATCAAGGGTACCTTCCTCGAGAACAACGGAGTGCTCTATGTCACCATGCCCGACAATGTGTGGGCTGTCGACGCACGCAGCGGCGAAGTACTGTGGCACTACTTCTGGAAGACTCGCGGCGGCACGCACATCGGCAATCGCGGTGTTGCCCTGTGGCATGACTACGTCTTCTTCGAGACGCCGGACAACTATCTCGTCTCTCTGGAAGCCAAGACCGGAAAAGAGCGCTGGCATCGCAAGATCGCGAATGTCGAAGGCGGCTACTTCTCTACCCCCGCACCCACCATCATCAAAAACCATGTGCTCGCAGGCGTGGGCAATGACATCGATGCTCCCATGTTCCTGAAGTCCTACGATCCCGAGACCGGAGATCTGCAGTGGACGTGGTACGTCACGCCCCAGAACCCCGGCGATCCCGGACTCGATACATGGAAGAACCTTGATGCGGCGCGTCATGGCGGCGGAGGAACATGGGTCGCCGGAGCCTACGATCCGGAGACCAACCTCTATATCCTCGGAACCGGCAATCCCACTCCTTCCTGGCAGACCGGCCTTCGTGGAGATGGCGATAACCTCTACACCTGCTCGCTGGTCGCCTTGGACGTGGATACCGGCAAGCTGAAGTGGTACTACTCCACCTCACCGCACGACACGCATGACTACGACTCGGCCCAGGTTCCGGTACTGGTAGATGGTAAGTTCAAGGGACGGCAGCGCAAACTGGTAATGACTGCTTCCCGCAACGGCTACTTCTTCGTACTTGATCGTGTGACCGGAGAGCATCTGCTGACCAGCAAGTTGAGTGATGCAACCAACTGGGCGGAAGGCTATACCGATAAGGGTGGCCCAAAGACAAATCCCGCGAAGGACGCCTCGATCGGCGGAACGCTGATCTCGCCAGCCTCAGGAGGCACGGTCAACTGGCAGCCGCCGGCCTTCTCGCCGCAGACAGGTCTTCTCTATCAATACCACGTTGATAGCTACTCGATGGCCTATCTCACCGATCCCGATCCGCGTGGCGCTATGGGCCTTGGTGGTAAGGAAGAGGTTGGCATGGGCACCACCGGCAGCTACGTGCTCGGTATCGACTACAAAACAGGTACGCCTCGCTGGCGTCGCAAGCTCTATGGAACGGGCTTTGGCGGCGGCGGTCTGCTGGCTACGGCCGGAGGTCTGGTCTTCACCGGAGACGGCTCGGGCAGCCTGGTCGCCTTCGATGCCGCCAATGGCAATCCGTTGTGGAGCACACGCATCGGCTCCGTATCCAACGCTCCGCAGACCTTCGAGCTCGATGGACATCAGTACGTGATCTCCGCTGTGGGTGACACGGTGTATGCTTTTGAACTCAAGTAG
- a CDS encoding TonB-dependent receptor: MKFGFRSTSQRRPGGWFPASSLCFTRSVLGGALLAGSVLLFTGSPLLAQNTTADVVGTVTDESGAVIPKAKVELTNVETHETRTLTSGDGGEYVFTLLKPSRYSLVVTAAGFKVFRIDSFSIAAGDRAREDSHMIVGSQGEIVNVEATPPALHTDSSALITTVTEKATQELPLNGRNFINLVQVTPGATEGLNNGLASGNRPDDRRQTSSVSMNGQADMMNNQTIDGIDNNERVIGSIGVRPSVDSIQEVSVQANVFTAEVGRAAGAIVNVITKSGTNTLHGTVYEFLRNDVLNANPYKFGASIPKPKFRQNQYGGSIGGPIIKNRTFFFADYEGLDLVRNQNPTTTTVPTLFERQNPGNFTDNSGINKVVPSSSFDKIGQQYFNLFPLPTNNLLSGNYVGARADNQFAKVGDGRVDHRFQNGDWAYLRYTYNRVDTKIGTLYPAVNSAAGVIDPGGNLGSYPGPAQTRAHQAHLNYVHTFTPTLLLELKAGYTLLDNAQFPLNFGKAINSAMGQPNINVDGRTAELSAVTVNQGTAPTLGNRPPIIYHENTWQYAGIVNYIRHKQTIKIGGGVIRRQDSTTQTDTANGNWSFTDFSTLLSGDYLSGGRNWILYTPHNRTWEPHVFVQDDIHLLPNLTLNVGVRYDLFTPYTEINNVLSNFDINQGRILVAGRNAGSHGGVQTDYSNFAPRFGFAYTPMPRTVIRGGFGLTFAPENTTSGSALVNQPFIATWGAYTPAQAVAQATSLGLQNPGQYAKFAAGLPTPTPNDYISPSGSITAALDPNFRSTYIEQFNLTVEREVAGFVGTLSYVGELGRHNAYYLSDYNTVPIALSAQSFTPAARGDTTTNSPATATDFNTRRRFNATVPNVTSIPLYRSNGASSYHAMQAVLKRRFSKGLDLQVGYTWARLLDNSESISNNGGNGFGSSADLIPTLEYGNGNLDVRQRVTGTFNYALPFGQGLHGFTGVLARGWQANGIVVWNTGMPFSVTNVTNRSGTRPTAGNSDRSNMTGSGKVSHPTVGKWFDTSAFSFQPAGTVSNQRRNQLYGPGLQRVDLSLFKNFDLTERVKLEFRTEAFNVLNTAQFVNPLSSLSLSAGAPVATFGTIASTANAYNPRLIQFAARVKF; encoded by the coding sequence ATGAAGTTTGGTTTTAGGAGTACCAGTCAACGGAGGCCGGGGGGATGGTTCCCGGCGAGTTCTCTTTGTTTCACGCGTTCCGTCCTTGGCGGAGCCCTGCTTGCCGGCTCTGTCTTGTTGTTTACCGGGTCGCCGCTCCTGGCGCAGAACACTACTGCTGATGTTGTCGGTACGGTGACGGACGAAAGCGGCGCCGTTATCCCTAAGGCAAAAGTTGAGCTGACCAACGTCGAAACGCACGAGACGCGCACCCTCACCTCAGGTGATGGTGGCGAGTACGTCTTCACCCTGCTGAAGCCAAGCCGCTACTCGCTTGTAGTAACGGCTGCAGGATTCAAGGTCTTCAGGATCGATTCGTTCAGCATCGCAGCAGGTGATCGCGCCCGCGAAGACTCACACATGATCGTGGGTTCCCAGGGCGAGATTGTGAACGTCGAGGCTACCCCTCCGGCACTGCATACGGACTCCTCAGCGCTGATTACAACCGTTACGGAAAAGGCGACTCAGGAACTGCCGCTGAATGGCCGTAACTTCATCAACCTTGTCCAGGTGACCCCGGGAGCAACAGAGGGCCTGAACAACGGTCTCGCCAGCGGCAACCGGCCCGACGATCGCCGCCAGACGTCATCTGTCTCGATGAACGGTCAGGCGGATATGATGAACAACCAGACCATCGATGGCATTGACAATAACGAGCGCGTGATCGGCTCGATCGGTGTTCGTCCTTCGGTCGATTCGATTCAGGAAGTCAGCGTTCAGGCGAACGTCTTTACGGCAGAGGTAGGTCGTGCGGCGGGTGCGATTGTGAACGTGATCACGAAGTCTGGCACGAATACGCTTCACGGAACGGTGTATGAGTTCCTCCGTAACGATGTGCTGAATGCGAACCCGTACAAGTTCGGCGCTAGCATTCCTAAGCCTAAGTTTCGCCAGAACCAGTACGGTGGCAGCATTGGTGGCCCCATCATCAAAAACCGCACCTTCTTCTTTGCGGACTACGAGGGCCTGGACCTCGTCAGGAATCAGAACCCGACCACCACGACAGTCCCCACATTGTTCGAGCGTCAGAACCCGGGTAACTTCACTGACAATTCAGGGATCAACAAAGTAGTTCCAAGCTCATCCTTCGACAAGATCGGTCAGCAGTACTTCAATCTGTTCCCGTTGCCGACGAACAACCTTCTGTCCGGCAATTACGTAGGAGCTCGCGCCGATAACCAGTTCGCGAAGGTTGGCGATGGACGCGTTGATCACCGTTTTCAGAATGGTGATTGGGCCTATCTACGGTACACCTATAACCGCGTTGATACCAAGATCGGTACGCTGTACCCGGCGGTGAACTCTGCGGCCGGTGTCATCGACCCCGGCGGCAACCTTGGAAGCTATCCTGGACCGGCGCAGACGCGTGCGCATCAGGCCCATCTCAACTACGTCCATACCTTCACCCCCACCCTGTTGTTAGAGCTGAAGGCTGGTTATACGCTTCTCGATAATGCCCAGTTTCCGCTGAACTTTGGGAAGGCGATCAACTCGGCAATGGGGCAGCCTAATATCAACGTCGATGGTCGAACAGCAGAGCTCTCTGCCGTCACTGTCAATCAGGGAACCGCTCCGACGCTCGGCAATCGCCCGCCGATCATCTATCACGAGAACACCTGGCAGTATGCGGGTATCGTTAATTACATTCGGCATAAGCAGACCATCAAGATCGGTGGTGGCGTGATCCGCCGGCAGGACTCCACAACGCAGACTGACACGGCGAACGGCAACTGGTCGTTTACGGATTTCTCCACCCTGTTGAGTGGCGACTATCTCAGCGGCGGCCGTAACTGGATCCTGTACACGCCACACAATCGTACCTGGGAGCCGCACGTATTTGTGCAGGATGACATTCATCTGCTTCCAAACCTGACGTTGAATGTGGGTGTCCGTTACGACCTGTTCACACCGTATACGGAAATCAACAATGTTCTGTCTAACTTCGATATCAATCAAGGGCGGATCCTGGTCGCGGGACGCAATGCCGGCTCGCATGGCGGTGTGCAGACCGACTACAGCAACTTCGCGCCGCGCTTTGGTTTTGCCTATACGCCCATGCCTCGAACGGTGATCCGTGGCGGCTTTGGTTTGACCTTTGCTCCTGAGAACACGACCTCTGGTTCGGCGCTGGTCAATCAGCCCTTCATCGCAACCTGGGGTGCCTATACTCCGGCGCAGGCAGTTGCGCAGGCAACCAGCCTGGGCCTGCAGAACCCCGGACAATATGCGAAGTTTGCCGCTGGCCTGCCTACGCCCACGCCTAACGACTACATTAGTCCTAGCGGCAGCATTACCGCAGCTCTGGATCCGAACTTCCGCTCAACCTACATCGAACAGTTCAACCTGACGGTGGAGCGCGAAGTCGCTGGTTTTGTAGGAACGCTGTCCTACGTAGGTGAATTGGGTCGCCATAATGCCTACTACCTTTCGGACTACAACACTGTTCCTATAGCACTAAGCGCTCAGTCGTTCACTCCGGCAGCGCGGGGCGATACAACAACAAATTCTCCTGCAACCGCAACCGACTTCAACACTCGTCGTCGGTTCAACGCCACCGTGCCAAATGTCACATCCATTCCGCTTTATCGCAGTAATGGGGCAAGCAGCTATCATGCGATGCAGGCCGTACTGAAGCGGCGCTTCAGCAAGGGATTGGATCTGCAGGTTGGCTATACGTGGGCACGTCTGCTGGATAACTCAGAGTCGATCAGCAACAACGGTGGCAATGGCTTCGGATCTTCGGCGGACCTGATTCCTACGCTTGAATATGGCAACGGCAATCTGGATGTCCGTCAGCGTGTGACCGGTACATTCAACTACGCTCTGCCATTTGGTCAGGGTCTGCACGGTTTCACTGGCGTGCTCGCCCGGGGTTGGCAGGCAAATGGCATCGTAGTGTGGAATACCGGTATGCCATTTTCGGTCACGAACGTGACAAATCGTAGCGGTACACGCCCGACGGCGGGCAATAGTGACCGTTCGAACATGACGGGAAGCGGTAAAGTCAGCCATCCGACCGTTGGTAAGTGGTTCGATACCAGCGCCTTCTCCTTCCAACCTGCTGGAACGGTGAGCAATCAGCGTCGTAACCAGCTTTACGGTCCTGGACTCCAGCGCGTGGACTTATCCTTGTTCAAGAATTTTGATCTGACCGAACGTGTGAAGCTTGAGTTCCGCACCGAGGCCTTCAACGTCTTGAACACAGCGCAGTTTGTGAACCCGCTCTCATCGCTGTCGCTCTCGGCAGGTGCTCCAGTAGCAACCTTCGGCACGATCGCTTCAACCGCGAATGCCTACAACCCGCGTCTCATTCAGTTCGCGGCGCGCGTAAAGTTCTAA
- a CDS encoding sugar phosphate isomerase/epimerase family protein, translating to MAVTPMQLGLVFWAEKEPAVHLAELKEFGLSAGQLGVPPSLDTTAALAGWKEALANGDVYFSSAVAAYAGEDYADLERVHQTVGFTAPGYAAERIERTRQVSDFAAQLGLRALSCHIGFIPEDASEPLYQKLIGIARELCDICAANDQNFVLETGQESAPALLRFLGDVQRPNIKVNFDPANIVLYGSGDPLEALALLQDHVLSVHCKDGRSPAGPGQLGHEVALGEGEVDFPGFLKLLKQINYTGLLTIEREEPDAAQRTADIKLAVQRLNDWKQAL from the coding sequence ATGGCAGTAACACCGATGCAGCTAGGGCTTGTTTTCTGGGCAGAGAAGGAACCGGCAGTTCACCTTGCGGAATTGAAAGAGTTTGGCCTGAGTGCCGGACAGCTTGGTGTGCCGCCGAGCCTGGATACAACAGCAGCGCTTGCCGGCTGGAAGGAAGCCCTGGCAAACGGTGATGTCTATTTCTCCAGCGCCGTGGCTGCATACGCAGGAGAAGACTATGCCGACCTGGAGCGCGTTCATCAGACCGTTGGATTCACAGCCCCGGGCTATGCCGCCGAGCGCATCGAACGCACACGTCAGGTCTCTGACTTTGCCGCGCAGCTTGGCTTGAGGGCGCTCTCCTGCCACATCGGCTTTATCCCTGAAGATGCCTCCGAGCCCTTGTATCAAAAGCTGATCGGTATTGCCCGGGAGCTCTGCGATATCTGCGCTGCCAACGACCAGAACTTTGTGCTCGAGACCGGCCAGGAGAGCGCGCCGGCGCTGCTTCGCTTCCTGGGCGACGTGCAGCGGCCGAACATCAAGGTGAACTTCGATCCTGCCAACATTGTGCTCTACGGTTCTGGCGATCCCTTGGAAGCGCTTGCCCTGCTGCAGGATCATGTCCTCTCAGTGCACTGCAAAGACGGCCGCTCGCCGGCAGGCCCTGGCCAGCTAGGACACGAAGTTGCGCTGGGCGAGGGTGAAGTCGACTTTCCTGGATTTCTCAAACTCCTGAAGCAGATCAACTACACCGGCTTGCTGACGATCGAACGTGAAGAGCCCGATGCGGCGCAGCGGACTGCGGATATTAAGCTTGCCGTGCAGCGGCTCAATGATTGGAAACAGGCCCTCTGA